The Naumovozyma dairenensis CBS 421 chromosome 2, complete genome genome segment CGACGGCCAAAGATCCCATGTAGATTTGGACCCACTTTATGTGGTCCACCTTCCTCTACTGTATGACATTGTAAACATCTGGTTTTGAATAAGGTAGCACCTTTCTTTTCAGATCCAGGTTTATATTCTGCAGCAGCTggcatttttttttatatgtgtttttttttaaataaatcttttaatgTCTTTAGAAAAAGAAGTCTATCAAAAAATAGCTTATTTAATGGTTTAGTGATGTTTTTAACAAACGAAGGAAGAGGTATGAATGAAAAAACACTTCAAGAAACCGTCAAGGAGAGTTGGTATCACTTATTTATCCGCCACGTCTTGTTGGTCTTTATATAAGATGAAATATTGCCCTGCATACTTCCGTGAACTTTTTCTCACTAGGCCGGTTATACCGGAGTTGAAatcatttcaatttctcGGGCTTAACAACAGAGACATAGGCGGCTATTATCACCGACACCACTGTGTCTGTTACCCAATTAGGTAAATGTTCAGAAGATAAACAATAATACCTATATATGAGCTCTCGTTTTTTCATTTGTCAAGAGTATGTTAGAAAAACATATATAGAGAAAGCTATTTAGGTGGTGtatcaagaagaatattttccaatgtCATCTATAAGATTGTATACGATGCTGTTTTTATAAATGCATTATATCTGCTCTAAAAGGTTCCGACCCGAGATCAAGATCTAAGAATGGGACAttgtcatcatcaacaCTGTTGTCAGACCAATCTATTGGTTTTTCCGTTTCAGGTTTAATCTTAGATTCTAATAAAATAGAGCGTTTTTCAGTTTGCCAATCAGTTACCTCATATTTGAACTTGTCATcccatttttcttcatatatTTCTCTCTCATCTGGATCGTTTCTCTTTAAACGTTCCTTCTCTTCCAATTTGGCCATATATTGAAGGTCCTCCTTCGATGGTTCATAAATGTGCCATACAACATAATTAGGGAGTCCAATAACGGTAAAATTCATATGCTTGGATAATTTCCCAAATGCCTCTGTCTCAGCATGctttttaaatgaaaaggCTGGAAAATGTGATCCTGATCTAAAGACATTGGCTTTGGATAAAATGGAAACACCACCAACACCGTCTAATTCCATCTCACGTTCCGGATCCCCATTAGGGTCTCTCATATATGCTAAATGTGATCTCCATGTCGCATATTCAGGATATCCTTCTACAATCACAGCATCTTCTCCCAAGCTGTTAGACAATGCCAGTCCAGCTTCTGATTCCTTCCatgaattcaaatcataTGGTTGAATATTTCCCAGCCAATCTGGTAATGGTCTCCAAACATTAGGCACAATAACATCCTTATCGTGATGCATCAAATCTTCTAAAATAGTTTCTGGTATTATTTCTACATCAACATCCCTCCAGTAAACCCAGGAATGATAAGGCTTTATTGCCACAGTATTTAACCAATTACGTGCTTTCCCCATTAGCTTCCTTCTTGGACCCTGAGCAGCAAATCCGTGTCTATCAGAAAATCCCTGTCCGATAACTTGGCCAAAATCCTTTTCATAAATCTCAATGTTACCAAATTTTCCAGAGGTACCGCCATCAATTTGTAATCGTTTTAACATATTCAGTAGATTATACATTGTATTATCAGAGGAATCACTAACTAAAAAggataaatcaattaattcatgTGGATATGTCATTTTTTCtaaagttttgaaaaataaaggtAACGCATTACTCGCATCTTTCAATGGAACACAAATTAAGattctattattttggTTCCAACCATCTTTGTGGCCTTGATAATTGGACATATCATAAAATTCCACACTGGGAATATCCTGGAAATCTGGAATTCGGTGCTCGTTTCTGGTAAATTCATCTATTATCCAACTGTGCAAGAGtttattaagaaataaaaaaattgcaCAGATGCTCAAGGGAATACGGGTATCAACTTCGTAGCCATTAATGGAAATCGATGCCTTCATGTCTTGgctttttcttctttgtttgtAAGTTGCTGTTCCAAATATATTGTTCTTATTTACAAAGGGTCTAATATATCGATATCCTCTTCAATATTGAGAATGAATCAAGAAAGTCGAGGTGCAATTTCAATTGACAATCAAATCGAACagtttcaataaatttgaaagcCATATGAGATGGCCGTAAATCAGGGAACTAACAAACCTTCAAAATTTCTGATTCAGAAAATTAAGCTCATATTTCAAGTTAATAATTCCatgtttcaaatttcaGATTAAGctttacttttttttctttaagCCCATTATCTACGTAGTAgtcaaagaaacaaaaatattggaaaaGTTCTATGGTTCAAGAAAGTTAAAGAGTTTAAAGGCAAGGAAAGGAACATTTAACGTTAATAAACTTGTTACGTGAGGCACTAACTACGAGTTTATTACTGCCAAGGCAAATAGCACCGTCTCCAGAACGGTAAATCATTACCGAATCTAAAATCTTGCATGAGtccttcttcatctttaaaaaataacgTTATCTGAagatttttttgaaatttacCTTTAACCATTACCCTGATGActatttcaagaaaaagCCACGTGACAAAAAGGAACCGTCTATAGCGATAATCCCTTTGAGCTTTCTTGCTCGagaattttggaaaaaaaaatttcgaAAAATTCCTAagaaattttggaaatcctagtaaaaaaatttttcttttttttttttcttcacgCACGCTAACGTAATCCATTCAAAGATTCCAGCATTGGACGCTTCGACGACGGCCCCTTCATGcattcatttaaatataaacaacaaTCGTCTATACTAAATTTTTCCCATTCCAAAATAcgttattatattttagtTCAAATTAGTTATTGCCTTCTCTTacttcaatttcaattcactTTAATTGAGGATTTTATCtatcttattttttttttctatttcttttttattttaagtTCCCTAAACACATCCCCAACCGCCCtataacatatatatatatacaataaTGTCTGACGAAGAACAACATGTCTTTGAAACCGCTGACGCTGGTTCCTCTGAAACTTACCCAATGCAATGTTCTGCTTTAAGAAAGGGTGGTTTCGTCGTTATCAAGGGTAGACCATGTAAGATTGTTGATATGTCCACTTCCAAGACTGGTAAGCACGGTCACGCTAAAGTTCATTTAGTCGCATTAGATATTTTCACTaataagaaattggaagatTTATCTCCATCCACTCATAACATGGAATGTCCATTCGTTAAGAGAACTGAATATCAATTGTTAGATATCGATGACGGTTACTTATCTTTGATGACCATGGATGGTGAAACTAAGGATGATGTCAAGAGCGCAGAAGGTGAATTAGGTGACTCTATGCAAGCTGCTTTTGATGAAGGTAAGGATTTGATGGTCACTATCATCTCTGCTATGGGTGAAGAAGCTGCTATCTCTTTCAAGGAAGCTCCAAGATCTGATTAATT includes the following:
- the NDAI0B01260 gene encoding uncharacterized protein (similar to Saccharomyces cerevisiae HYP2 (YEL034W) and ANB1 (YJR047C); ancestral locus Anc_1.478) — its product is MSDEEQHVFETADAGSSETYPMQCSALRKGGFVVIKGRPCKIVDMSTSKTGKHGHAKVHLVALDIFTNKKLEDLSPSTHNMECPFVKRTEYQLLDIDDGYLSLMTMDGETKDDVKSAEGELGDSMQAAFDEGKDLMVTIISAMGEEAAISFKEAPRSD
- the NDAI0B01250 gene encoding ANP1/MMN9/VAN1 family protein (similar to Saccharomyces cerevisiae ANP1 (YEL036C); ancestral locus Anc_1.479), with protein sequence MKASISINGYEVDTRIPLSICAIFLFLNKLLHSWIIDEFTRNEHRIPDFQDIPSVEFYDMSNYQGHKDGWNQNNRILICVPLKDASNALPLFFKTLEKMTYPHELIDLSFLVSDSSDNTMYNLLNMLKRLQIDGGTSGKFGNIEIYEKDFGQVIGQGFSDRHGFAAQGPRRKLMGKARNWLNTVAIKPYHSWVYWRDVDVEIIPETILEDLMHHDKDVIVPNVWRPLPDWLGNIQPYDLNSWKESEAGLALSNSLGEDAVIVEGYPEYATWRSHLAYMRDPNGDPEREMELDGVGGVSILSKANVFRSGSHFPAFSFKKHAETEAFGKLSKHMNFTVIGLPNYVVWHIYEPSKEDLQYMAKLEEKERLKRNDPDEREIYEEKWDDKFKYEVTDWQTEKRSILLESKIKPETEKPIDWSDNSVDDDNVPFLDLDLGSEPFRADIMHL